Proteins from a genomic interval of Medicago truncatula cultivar Jemalong A17 chromosome 3, MtrunA17r5.0-ANR, whole genome shotgun sequence:
- the LOC25489283 gene encoding leucine-rich repeat extensin-like protein 6 yields MASPTQNLRIQKATIVLLIICISFSSSTEEIIITSPKKLDFPVVVPPPEYTEIKCGSCPCGQTCGDQSPPPPPPPPPCQPPTPPPPPPPPPPCPPPPLPPPPAPKCPQNCNPLLPSPPPPPRFVYVPVPGQPKPYWIYYYSGAESRAVNFLVLALGGGLSIAMIFG; encoded by the coding sequence ATGGCTTCTCCAACTCAAAATTTGAGGATTCAAAAGGCTACAATAGTGTTACTCATTATAtgtatttcattttcttcttcaaccGAAGAAATCATAATAACATCTCCAAAGAAGTTAGACTTTCCGGTGGTTGTTCCGCCACCAGAGTACACCGAAATCAAGTGCGGATCATGTCCTTGTGGACAAACATGTGGCGACCAATCTCCTCCACCTCCGCCTCCACCACCTCCTTGTCAACCACCAACACCACCACCGCCGccaccacctccaccaccatGTCCGcctcctcctcttcctcctcctcctgcTCCCAAGTGCCCTCAAAATTGTAACCCCTTACTACCATCACCGCCGCCGCCACCAAGATTCGTATATGTACCAGTGCCAGGTCAACCTAAACCATATTGGATATATTATTACTCTGGAGCTGAAAGTAGAGCAGTGAATTTCCTGGTTTTGGCTTTAGGAGGAGGACTCTCGATTGCAATGATTTTTGGATGA
- the LOC112420206 gene encoding uncharacterized protein, protein LVLDYSVISLVKHGCQGLSRNRVQRHSINVGRLCSMPRFRHFSSHASTEKKKSQKMLIYLTGLFFGMVGLSLYPYDCMRSFISKLWHNSDFTSLMALRFEPNMNCRISHAIVSVLVLDHTKICPTYKLCSLVHDLRNLQSVEEMIARRDSNQTVTSRCYFYPLDVSFLH, encoded by the exons CTAGTACTGGATTACAGCGTAATTTCTCTTGTAAAACACGGTTGTCAAGGTTTAAGCCGGAATCGAGTACAGCGTCATTCCATCAATGTTGGAAGGTTGTGCTCCATGCCTCGTTTTCGACACTTCTCATCCCATGCAtccacagaaaaaaaaaaatcacaaaagatGCTTATTTACTTGACAGGCTTGTTCTTTGGAATGGTTGGATTATCATTATACCCGTATGACTGTATGAg GTCTTTCATATCAAAGTTGTGGCACAACAGTGATTTCACATCTTTAATGGCATTGAGGTTTGAACCAAATATGA ATTGTCGAATTTCTCATGCCATTGTTTCGGTGCTTGTTTTAGACCATACAAAGATTTGTCCAACTTACAAACTTTGTTCTCTTGTCCATGATTTACGAAACCTTCAG AGTGTTGAAGAAATGATTGCCAG gcgtGATAGCAATCAAACAGTTACCTCAAGGTGTTATTTTTACCCCTTAGATGTCAGCTTTTTACACTAA